A single window of Armatimonadota bacterium DNA harbors:
- a CDS encoding DUF4838 domain-containing protein, translating into MERTPSLMRAFSPLLVVLAVCIATSACAMTIAEDGESDYCIVVASDAITPEKTAAYGLQSYLKRVTGADFPVRNEQAARKHARQILIGQSKSVRSLLPDVDWRSLGHDGIIIRTIGNKLILAGGRPRGTLYAVYTFLEDTVGCRWWTSTESTIPKKKTLRIPELNINYTPKLLCREAYYEDTNANPLFTAKLKLNGHFSAIPEEYGGHYSILGWCHTSYALLPPNTYFAAHPDWYSEINGKRSADWGQLCFSNEEMRKELTRQALEWIRKNPNAGIISISQNDWGGNCQCARCKAADTEEGSPSGSLIRGINAIAEEIEKQYPDMLIETLAYQYTRKPPLHVKPRKNVVVRLCSIECNFGRPLDSDYNAGFRDDLRNWAAIAPNLYIWNYVTDFAGYIQPHPNMRALAPDIRFFVRNNTIGIFEQGDPGCTIGDFDKMRVWLLAHVMWDPSRDEKALTAEFMNGYYGRAGSYLQQYLALVHDSCEKRNMHLGCYNGDLSFLTLEVMNEALGLFAKAQESVKNDPVLSARVRRERLVLDHALLRNYWGYKQASESGGVAFAGPADPGKLAKEFVDLARRYKNRNATEGQSFESYVPGLEALFIIPPTPEELSALPKEDCIVIEENAMQLIGKENGWVEAVQDSAASDGAAARMPGSHTQWATQFSITADVAKQLEGKWKCYAVIRCETGDAGSGFQVGIFDPASGFVARPTPYCPKADAGRYKTYYLGSHALRQGMYLWVAPFGDGNAMKAIYTDRFVLVRDK; encoded by the coding sequence ATGGAACGAACACCGTCTCTCATGAGGGCATTCAGTCCGCTGCTTGTTGTACTTGCCGTCTGCATCGCGACGTCCGCCTGCGCGATGACTATAGCGGAGGACGGCGAGTCGGACTACTGCATCGTTGTTGCGTCGGATGCGATCACGCCCGAGAAGACGGCGGCGTACGGACTGCAGAGCTACCTGAAGCGGGTAACCGGCGCGGACTTCCCTGTCAGGAACGAGCAGGCAGCAAGAAAGCATGCGCGCCAGATTCTGATCGGCCAGTCCAAGAGCGTCCGGAGCCTACTGCCCGATGTGGACTGGAGGTCGCTCGGTCACGACGGCATCATCATCCGAACTATCGGCAACAAACTGATTCTCGCCGGCGGGAGGCCCCGGGGAACACTCTATGCAGTGTATACCTTCCTGGAGGACACAGTCGGCTGCCGGTGGTGGACGAGCACCGAGAGCACTATCCCCAAGAAGAAGACTCTACGCATACCGGAACTGAACATCAACTACACGCCGAAGCTGCTCTGCCGCGAGGCATACTATGAGGACACGAACGCCAATCCGCTGTTCACGGCCAAGCTGAAGCTGAACGGGCACTTCTCGGCCATTCCGGAGGAGTACGGCGGACACTACTCGATCCTCGGCTGGTGCCACACGTCGTACGCCCTACTGCCCCCGAACACGTATTTCGCCGCCCACCCTGACTGGTACAGCGAGATCAACGGCAAGCGCAGCGCCGACTGGGGACAGCTCTGTTTCAGCAATGAGGAGATGCGCAAGGAACTCACCCGCCAAGCCCTGGAATGGATACGTAAGAACCCGAATGCGGGCATCATATCCATCAGCCAGAACGACTGGGGCGGCAACTGCCAGTGCGCCAGGTGCAAGGCCGCCGACACCGAGGAGGGATCGCCCTCAGGCTCGCTCATCAGAGGGATCAATGCGATTGCCGAGGAGATCGAGAAGCAGTACCCGGACATGCTGATCGAGACGCTCGCTTACCAGTACACCCGCAAGCCGCCGCTCCACGTCAAGCCGAGGAAGAATGTCGTCGTGCGCCTCTGCTCGATCGAGTGCAACTTCGGCAGGCCGCTGGACAGCGACTACAACGCCGGGTTCCGCGACGACCTGCGCAACTGGGCGGCGATCGCGCCCAACCTCTACATCTGGAACTACGTCACGGACTTCGCCGGCTACATCCAGCCGCATCCGAACATGAGGGCACTGGCGCCGGACATCCGGTTCTTCGTCCGCAACAACACCATCGGCATCTTTGAGCAGGGAGACCCGGGATGCACGATCGGCGACTTCGACAAGATGCGCGTATGGCTGCTCGCCCACGTGATGTGGGACCCTTCGAGGGACGAGAAGGCGCTCACGGCGGAGTTCATGAACGGCTACTACGGCAGAGCAGGATCGTATCTTCAGCAGTATCTGGCTCTGGTCCACGATTCCTGCGAGAAACGGAACATGCACCTGGGATGCTACAACGGCGACCTGAGTTTCCTGACGCTAGAGGTGATGAACGAGGCGCTGGGCCTCTTCGCCAAGGCACAGGAGTCGGTGAAGAACGACCCGGTCCTGTCCGCAAGAGTGCGCCGCGAGCGGCTGGTGCTCGACCACGCGCTGCTGAGAAACTACTGGGGATACAAGCAGGCATCGGAATCGGGCGGAGTAGCGTTTGCCGGCCCCGCTGATCCGGGGAAGCTGGCCAAGGAGTTCGTAGACCTGGCGAGGCGATACAAGAACCGGAATGCCACCGAGGGCCAGTCGTTCGAGTCCTATGTTCCCGGGCTCGAGGCGCTGTTCATCATCCCACCGACTCCCGAGGAGCTGAGCGCGCTGCCAAAGGAAGACTGCATCGTAATCGAGGAGAACGCGATGCAGCTCATCGGCAAGGAGAACGGCTGGGTAGAGGCGGTGCAGGACTCCGCCGCGTCGGACGGAGCGGCGGCCCGGATGCCCGGGAGTCACACGCAGTGGGCGACGCAGTTCAGCATCACCGCCGATGTCGCGAAGCAGTTGGAGGGCAAGTGGAAATGTTACGCCGTCATCCGCTGCGAGACCGGCGACGCGGGAAGCGGCTTCCAGGTGGGGATATTTGACCCGGCGAGCGGGTTCGTTGCGCGACCCACTCCA
- a CDS encoding DUF5596 domain-containing protein: MNVEHLARDLGVAPIPETWRTHRQAFEAWQSSGGCGAEMGVIPTNSAEVFGLPSDCMGDLEAVCAEIRKSSALAALAGLWHFLLFHQPGMRGLGEDVLPAPVAALGRAAPLFHIAVLVSGTEHALRAFRDTGVSEQIALDSLRQCGSQMIDHRERYGVYGMRFLGWMRNYFNAMMFRLGRLVFNTNDYTWPFRVYRHRKKGELIALCDAGKLYRADGTADGTNGITDPEPWESALGIGTDFVRGNPVLPGALAGREIVTLSTSDWKPTITPGDDMVEVHIPGRNSGGALIWDDCLASYAQALEFFPRQYPEKNFTSFTCWSWLLDPSLPTILPAESNIVKFQSPFHLLPVVGSDGQCRDLAFGDPSVDLAGFTPKTSLQRAIVDFVRAGNRMRSAAGFITIEEMHALTGAGRC, encoded by the coding sequence ATGAACGTCGAACATCTGGCAAGGGACCTGGGCGTCGCCCCCATCCCGGAGACCTGGAGAACGCACCGGCAGGCATTCGAGGCGTGGCAGTCATCCGGCGGCTGTGGAGCCGAGATGGGCGTGATCCCGACAAACTCGGCGGAAGTCTTTGGGCTGCCGTCGGACTGCATGGGGGACCTCGAGGCGGTCTGCGCTGAGATCAGGAAGAGCTCCGCGCTTGCTGCACTCGCAGGGCTCTGGCACTTCCTCCTCTTTCACCAGCCGGGAATGCGCGGACTCGGCGAGGATGTGCTGCCCGCCCCCGTGGCCGCACTCGGTAGGGCCGCCCCCCTCTTCCACATCGCTGTCCTGGTCTCCGGCACGGAACACGCTCTCCGGGCCTTCCGCGACACGGGTGTATCAGAGCAGATCGCCCTCGATTCCCTGAGACAGTGCGGTTCGCAGATGATAGACCACCGCGAGCGGTATGGTGTTTACGGCATGCGGTTTCTCGGCTGGATGCGCAACTACTTCAATGCGATGATGTTCCGCCTCGGACGCCTTGTGTTCAACACCAATGACTACACGTGGCCGTTCCGCGTCTACCGGCATCGCAAGAAGGGTGAACTGATTGCATTGTGCGACGCCGGAAAGCTCTACCGCGCGGATGGCACGGCTGACGGCACGAACGGCATCACCGACCCGGAGCCGTGGGAGTCGGCACTCGGGATAGGCACCGACTTCGTGAGAGGAAACCCCGTCCTGCCCGGCGCGCTGGCCGGGAGAGAGATCGTCACACTCTCAACGAGCGACTGGAAGCCGACTATCACGCCCGGCGACGACATGGTCGAGGTCCACATCCCCGGACGGAACAGCGGCGGCGCGCTGATCTGGGACGACTGTCTCGCGTCCTACGCTCAGGCGCTCGAGTTCTTCCCCCGCCAATACCCGGAGAAGAACTTCACGTCGTTCACCTGCTGGTCCTGGCTGCTCGATCCGAGCCTTCCGACGATACTGCCGGCTGAGTCGAACATCGTGAAGTTCCAGTCGCCCTTCCACCTGCTGCCGGTAGTCGGCTCGGACGGTCAGTGCCGAGACCTTGCCTTCGGAGATCCATCCGTTGACCTGGCGGGATTCACTCCCAAGACGTCGCTACAGCGGGCGATCGTCGATTTCGTCCGGGCGGGCAACCGGATGCGCTCGGCTGCCGGATTCATCACCATTGAAGAGATGCACGCGCTCACGGGCGCGGGACGATGTTGA
- the hisD gene encoding histidinol dehydrogenase has product MKVIKQGGHRLFESDPETTRVVTEMLIDLERNGMDAVRKYSARFDDWNPESFELDDSQVSEAISRLSEQAIADTDYCQANVRAFAQAQLETMKPLETEIRPGVILGHKHIAVNSVGSYIPGGRYPMFGSAQMSIIPAKVAGVKTVVACTPPVKGQGYYPATINAIKKAGADRIFILGGVPALAMMAFGIGDLEPVDVLCGAGNKYVTEAKRQLFGRCGIDLLAGPTEILVIADDSADPALVACDLLGQAEHDPNSGICLITLSEDFARRTVAEVEKQLRTLPSADVASVSWASNGIVYATESPEEAVALSDEYAPEHLELHVQDRDFFFESLTNYGSLFIGEETTVAYGDKCIGTNHILPTSRAARYTGGVWVGKFLKTCTYQRMTPEASREIGAVTERQCKLEHMLAHGITAKVRVKRYSDQT; this is encoded by the coding sequence ATGAAGGTTATCAAGCAGGGCGGGCATCGGCTCTTCGAGAGCGACCCAGAGACGACACGAGTCGTAACGGAGATGCTCATCGATCTGGAGCGGAACGGGATGGATGCCGTTCGGAAGTACAGCGCCAGGTTTGACGACTGGAATCCTGAGAGCTTTGAACTGGACGACAGTCAGGTATCCGAGGCGATATCGCGCCTCTCGGAGCAGGCCATCGCCGACACGGATTACTGCCAGGCCAACGTTCGCGCATTCGCTCAGGCGCAACTGGAGACGATGAAGCCGCTCGAGACGGAGATCAGGCCGGGAGTCATCCTCGGGCACAAGCACATCGCCGTCAACTCGGTCGGCAGCTACATCCCCGGCGGGCGGTACCCGATGTTCGGCTCGGCTCAGATGAGCATCATCCCGGCGAAGGTTGCGGGCGTCAAGACCGTCGTCGCATGCACGCCGCCGGTCAAAGGTCAGGGATACTATCCCGCGACGATCAACGCCATCAAGAAGGCCGGCGCGGACCGAATCTTCATCCTGGGAGGCGTCCCGGCGCTCGCGATGATGGCATTCGGCATAGGCGACTTGGAGCCGGTCGATGTACTCTGCGGCGCGGGCAACAAGTACGTCACCGAGGCCAAGCGCCAGCTCTTCGGGCGATGCGGCATCGATCTGCTCGCTGGCCCGACTGAGATACTTGTGATCGCGGACGATTCGGCTGATCCGGCGCTCGTGGCATGCGACCTCCTCGGGCAGGCGGAGCACGATCCGAACAGCGGCATCTGCCTCATCACTCTGAGCGAGGACTTCGCACGCCGGACGGTCGCCGAGGTCGAGAAGCAGCTTCGGACGCTCCCCTCTGCTGATGTGGCTTCCGTCTCCTGGGCAAGCAACGGCATCGTCTATGCCACCGAGAGTCCCGAGGAGGCGGTCGCCTTGAGCGACGAATATGCGCCCGAGCACCTGGAGCTTCATGTGCAGGATCGGGACTTCTTCTTTGAGAGCCTTACCAACTACGGGTCGCTCTTCATCGGCGAGGAGACGACAGTCGCGTACGGCGACAAGTGCATCGGCACGAACCACATTCTCCCGACGAGCCGTGCCGCAAGATACACCGGCGGCGTATGGGTCGGCAAGTTCCTGAAGACCTGCACCTACCAGCGCATGACCCCGGAGGCCAGCCGCGAGATCGGCGCGGTCACCGAGCGCCAGTGCAAGCTGGAGCACATGCTTGCACACGGAATCACGGCGAAGGTGCGAGTTAAGCGGTACTCGGATCAGACGTGA
- a CDS encoding DegT/DnrJ/EryC1/StrS family aminotransferase: MEDSEKFTGSDTEGGITSSYHMDDGVVLKVPYAFFGSIYDDDEKNAAWEAMQQDTLTMGPQVAAFQKEFAAMCGTKHAFASSNCTTAMHICTQAFGIGPGDEVIVTPNTFIATSLVVLKEGARPVYADIDPRTFNIDPKEIESKITPRTRAIYVVHYGGQMCDMDPIMEIARKHNLFVLEDCAHTPGAEYKGRKAGSIGDVGCFSFHSLKNMTTCGEGGMITTNRDDLVDPIEKLRCMNLEPWKDQTDYWVPSHFNIVDVNGKWGNNYRMNEIQAAVGRAQLRKLSMLNEKRREFGRRITEGLKGIRGVTPVYEDPNCYHVYHLYTVCVEEEEIGASRDDFMRVLYREEGVQGILHYQPTYHFDGLKKLGYGDHLCPIHEKFFYHREFNIAMHPRLTDREIEDTVTGIRYTAEKVRRR, translated from the coding sequence ATGGAAGACAGCGAGAAGTTCACCGGATCGGATACCGAGGGAGGTATCACGAGCAGTTATCACATGGACGACGGGGTCGTGCTGAAGGTGCCGTATGCCTTCTTCGGCTCGATCTATGACGACGACGAGAAGAACGCCGCGTGGGAGGCGATGCAGCAGGACACGCTGACCATGGGGCCGCAGGTCGCCGCATTCCAGAAGGAGTTCGCGGCGATGTGCGGGACGAAGCACGCGTTCGCCTCATCCAACTGCACCACGGCGATGCACATCTGCACTCAGGCGTTCGGCATCGGGCCGGGCGATGAGGTCATCGTCACGCCGAACACGTTCATCGCCACTTCGCTCGTCGTTCTGAAGGAAGGTGCGCGGCCGGTCTATGCCGATATCGACCCTCGGACGTTCAACATCGACCCGAAGGAGATCGAGAGCAAGATCACGCCGCGGACCAGAGCGATATATGTCGTCCACTACGGCGGCCAGATGTGCGACATGGACCCGATCATGGAGATCGCGCGGAAGCACAATCTCTTCGTGCTGGAGGACTGCGCGCACACCCCCGGCGCGGAGTACAAGGGCCGCAAGGCAGGAAGCATCGGCGACGTCGGCTGTTTCAGCTTCCACTCGCTGAAGAACATGACCACCTGCGGTGAGGGTGGGATGATCACGACCAACCGCGATGACCTGGTCGATCCGATCGAGAAACTCAGGTGCATGAACCTCGAGCCGTGGAAGGACCAGACCGACTATTGGGTCCCGTCGCACTTCAACATCGTGGACGTCAACGGCAAGTGGGGCAACAACTACCGCATGAACGAGATTCAGGCGGCGGTCGGGCGAGCGCAGTTGAGGAAGCTTTCAATGCTGAACGAGAAGCGTCGCGAGTTCGGGCGCAGGATCACCGAGGGACTTAAGGGCATCAGGGGTGTAACCCCGGTCTACGAGGACCCGAACTGCTATCACGTCTATCACCTCTACACGGTCTGCGTCGAGGAGGAAGAGATCGGCGCGAGCCGGGATGATTTCATGCGCGTGCTCTACCGCGAAGAGGGCGTCCAGGGCATCCTGCACTACCAGCCGACGTACCACTTCGACGGCCTGAAGAAGCTCGGCTACGGAGATCACCTCTGCCCGATCCATGAGAAGTTCTTCTACCATCGGGAGTTCAACATTGCGATGCATCCGCGCCTGACCGACCGCGAGATCGAGGATACGGTCACCGGGATTCGCTACACGGCGGAGAAGGTGCGGCGGAGATAG
- a CDS encoding secondary thiamine-phosphate synthase enzyme YjbQ yields MVHQEEISIRTQEHHEIHDLTNRVLEVVRKSGVQTGIANVFNVGSTAALGAIELEPGLAQDFPALLERLIPAGQDYAHEETWHDGNGHSHLQATLMGPSLTIPVADGKPVLGAWQQVFLIECDVKPRRRSVLVTVMGE; encoded by the coding sequence ATGGTTCATCAGGAGGAAATCAGCATCCGCACCCAGGAGCACCACGAGATCCACGATCTCACGAACAGGGTGCTCGAGGTCGTGCGGAAGTCCGGCGTGCAGACCGGCATCGCAAACGTCTTCAACGTGGGCAGCACGGCGGCGCTCGGCGCGATCGAGTTGGAGCCCGGCCTTGCGCAGGACTTCCCGGCCCTGCTGGAGCGCCTGATCCCGGCTGGACAAGACTACGCGCACGAGGAGACCTGGCACGACGGCAACGGCCACTCGCACCTCCAGGCGACACTCATGGGTCCCTCGCTCACGATCCCCGTCGCGGACGGCAAGCCCGTGCTCGGCGCCTGGCAGCAGGTCTTCCTCATCGAGTGCGACGTGAAGCCCCGGCGCCGCTCGGTGCTCGTGACGGTGATGGGCGAATAG
- a CDS encoding DsrE/DsrF/DrsH-like family protein — protein MSEKTRIVIAGGVAGGASAAARARRLSEEAEIIVLERGEYVSFANCGLPYHIGGTISDRNRLLVQTPQTLYANLRLDVRTRTEAVRIDRERKEVIARNVESGEEQAIRYDRLILSPGAEPIRPPIPGSEDPRVRTLRSMQDMDEIVALLESDTSGRALVIGGGYIGLEIAEALRHRDMEVTLVELASCVMGAVDPEMANPVHQEILRNGVDLRLDTSVTSFEDSGDTLTAHLSTGEALECGLVLMAIGVRPDVSLARDAGLKIGDRGGIVVDEHMRTSDPDVFAVGDAVEVTEFVGGGTAHIPLAGPANRQGRIAADNALGRSSSYNRTQGTGICKVFDLAVGMTGLNEKCLKRDGIPYEKIYIHPASHASYYPGATQMSLKLLFDPGEGRILGAQAVGANGVDKRIDVLATAIRAGMTVYDLEELELSYAPPYGSAKDPVNYAGFVASNALRGDVALCHTEDFLDPSDSQIMLDVRTAPEVAAGTIPGSVAIPLQELRERIGELPRGKEILVFCQVGLRGYLACRILRQKGFACRNLTGGFKTYRMATGHLDAPSAPDRKEVTDDSGTTDEVSAAAVSAGVTPVKTVDATALQCPGPIMRTAEELKEIAQGEAIEVISTDSGFASDIGPWCHSTGNTLVELTSENGRYRALIAKGAPRPEHAPAHTPSKHKTIVVFSSDFDKAVAAFVIANGAAAMGSEVTMFFTFWGLNILRKPEGARVSKNVIEKMFGWMMPRGADKLSLSKMNMGGMGLSMIKGIMRKKNVPSLPEFIESARKSGVRLVACTMSMDLMGIKREELIEGVEEGGVAMYLDRAEAGNVNLFI, from the coding sequence ATGTCCGAGAAGACCAGAATCGTCATAGCCGGAGGCGTCGCCGGAGGGGCGTCCGCGGCCGCGCGCGCAAGGCGGCTCTCCGAGGAAGCCGAGATCATCGTGCTGGAGCGCGGAGAGTACGTCTCCTTCGCGAACTGCGGACTTCCCTACCACATCGGCGGAACGATCAGCGACCGCAACAGACTGCTGGTGCAGACTCCCCAGACCCTCTACGCGAACCTGCGCCTGGATGTCCGCACCAGGACCGAGGCCGTCCGCATTGACCGCGAGCGGAAGGAGGTCATCGCCCGAAACGTGGAGTCGGGCGAGGAGCAGGCGATCCGGTACGACAGGCTGATCCTGAGCCCCGGCGCGGAGCCGATACGCCCGCCCATTCCCGGCAGCGAGGACCCGCGAGTGCGCACCCTGCGGTCCATGCAGGACATGGACGAGATCGTCGCGCTCCTTGAATCCGACACTTCGGGACGAGCGCTGGTGATCGGCGGTGGGTACATCGGCCTGGAGATCGCGGAGGCGCTTCGGCACCGCGACATGGAGGTCACCCTCGTGGAACTCGCCTCGTGCGTGATGGGGGCGGTTGATCCGGAGATGGCCAACCCCGTGCACCAGGAGATTCTGCGGAACGGGGTGGACCTCCGGCTCGACACTTCGGTCACGAGCTTTGAAGACTCGGGAGACACCCTGACCGCGCACCTGAGCACCGGAGAGGCGCTGGAGTGCGGGCTGGTCTTGATGGCGATCGGCGTTCGGCCCGACGTCTCACTCGCTCGGGATGCGGGGCTGAAGATCGGCGATCGAGGCGGCATCGTCGTGGACGAGCATATGCGGACGAGCGATCCGGACGTGTTCGCGGTCGGTGATGCCGTCGAGGTGACGGAGTTCGTCGGCGGCGGGACGGCTCACATACCGCTGGCGGGACCGGCAAACCGACAGGGGCGAATAGCGGCGGACAACGCGCTGGGGCGGAGCAGCTCCTACAACAGGACGCAAGGCACAGGGATATGCAAAGTGTTCGACCTCGCGGTCGGGATGACCGGACTGAACGAGAAGTGCCTGAAACGGGACGGAATCCCATACGAGAAGATATACATCCACCCAGCAAGCCATGCTTCGTACTACCCCGGGGCGACCCAGATGAGCCTCAAGCTCCTGTTCGATCCCGGCGAGGGCCGGATACTCGGCGCGCAGGCAGTCGGCGCGAACGGGGTGGACAAGCGGATTGACGTGCTGGCGACCGCCATCCGGGCGGGCATGACCGTCTACGACCTCGAGGAACTCGAGCTGTCGTACGCCCCACCCTACGGCTCGGCTAAGGACCCGGTCAACTACGCCGGGTTCGTCGCATCGAACGCGCTAAGGGGAGACGTCGCGCTCTGCCACACCGAGGACTTCCTCGATCCGTCCGACTCGCAGATCATGCTGGACGTCCGCACGGCCCCCGAGGTCGCGGCGGGGACCATTCCCGGCTCAGTCGCCATCCCGCTTCAGGAACTTCGGGAGCGCATCGGCGAGCTTCCGCGCGGCAAGGAGATTCTGGTCTTCTGCCAGGTCGGCCTGCGCGGATACCTGGCGTGCAGGATACTGAGACAGAAGGGGTTCGCGTGCCGCAACCTAACCGGGGGGTTCAAGACCTACCGGATGGCAACCGGCCATCTGGACGCGCCCTCCGCGCCGGACAGGAAGGAGGTTACGGACGACTCTGGCACGACCGACGAGGTATCCGCGGCCGCCGTTTCCGCAGGGGTTACGCCCGTGAAGACGGTTGACGCGACCGCCCTCCAGTGCCCGGGGCCGATCATGCGCACCGCGGAGGAACTCAAGGAGATCGCACAGGGCGAGGCGATAGAAGTGATCTCGACCGACTCCGGGTTCGCTTCCGACATCGGCCCGTGGTGCCACAGCACCGGGAACACGCTGGTCGAGCTGACATCAGAGAACGGCCGCTACCGGGCGTTGATCGCGAAGGGCGCGCCGAGGCCGGAGCACGCTCCCGCTCACACTCCATCGAAGCACAAGACGATCGTCGTGTTCAGCAGCGACTTCGACAAGGCGGTGGCGGCGTTCGTAATCGCAAACGGAGCGGCGGCGATGGGCAGTGAGGTCACGATGTTCTTCACCTTCTGGGGGCTGAACATCCTCCGCAAGCCCGAGGGCGCGCGCGTGAGCAAGAACGTCATCGAGAAAATGTTCGGCTGGATGATGCCGAGGGGCGCGGACAAGCTGTCGCTCTCGAAGATGAACATGGGCGGGATGGGGCTCTCGATGATCAAGGGCATCATGCGAAAGAAGAACGTGCCCTCGCTTCCGGAGTTCATCGAGTCGGCCCGGAAGTCGGGAGTGCGGCTCGTGGCGTGCACGATGTCCATGGACCTGATGGGCATCAAGCGCGAGGAACTGATCGAGGGCGTCGAGGAGGGCGGAGTGGCGATGTACCTTGACAGGGCGGAGGCGGGGAACGTGAATTTGTTTATCTAA
- a CDS encoding winged helix-turn-helix transcriptional regulator, with the protein MTEKRQSLSTEALCEAAACLRIMAHPVRLRIVDLLMQNELAVHEIADLCEVKPNQICEHLRLMQTAGLLTSRRAGRTVYYAITSPRLPSLMECIRKNCPR; encoded by the coding sequence ATGACAGAAAAACGGCAGTCCCTTTCGACAGAGGCACTCTGCGAGGCGGCGGCGTGCCTCAGGATCATGGCTCATCCGGTCCGCCTGAGGATCGTGGACCTGCTGATGCAGAATGAACTGGCCGTCCACGAGATCGCCGATCTGTGCGAAGTGAAGCCGAACCAGATATGCGAGCACCTGCGGCTCATGCAGACCGCCGGACTGCTCACCAGCAGGCGCGCCGGTAGAACCGTCTATTACGCAATCACTTCACCGCGGCTGCCTTCCCTGATGGAGTGCATCCGCAAGAACTGCCCGAGATAA
- a CDS encoding aldolase yields the protein MECGSSMRTSRVLDKLRAGEVASVFKLNLETARAVEIAALAGYDAIWADMEHTASDWSLVEAQIYAGKAHNCDTMVRVARGGYSDYVRPLEMDAAGIMVPHIMSLEDAKNVVRMTRFHPIGRRPVDGGNADGEYCGCDFQEYLRFANGNRFLAVQIEDPEPLDDLEEIAQLDGIDIIFFGPADFSQGIGAPGDFSHPLLIETRRRVADVCRKYGKFAGTTSSAQNIQEWVDMGYRFLSLGADVLALRPYCDELMKVIRGLKVP from the coding sequence ATGGAGTGTGGTTCTTCTATGCGTACCAGCCGTGTATTGGACAAGCTTCGCGCCGGTGAGGTGGCGAGCGTCTTCAAACTCAACCTGGAGACCGCGCGCGCGGTCGAGATAGCCGCTCTCGCGGGGTATGACGCCATATGGGCCGATATGGAGCACACTGCGAGCGACTGGTCGCTCGTCGAGGCGCAGATATACGCCGGCAAGGCGCACAACTGCGACACGATGGTGCGCGTCGCTCGCGGCGGTTACAGCGACTACGTCAGGCCGCTCGAGATGGACGCGGCAGGCATCATGGTGCCGCACATAATGAGCCTCGAAGACGCGAAGAATGTCGTTCGAATGACGCGCTTCCATCCGATCGGCCGCAGGCCGGTTGACGGCGGAAACGCGGACGGCGAGTACTGCGGTTGCGACTTCCAGGAGTATCTGAGGTTTGCGAACGGCAACCGCTTCCTCGCGGTGCAGATAGAGGATCCCGAGCCGCTCGACGACCTCGAAGAGATCGCGCAGTTGGACGGAATTGACATCATCTTCTTCGGCCCGGCCGACTTCAGCCAGGGGATCGGCGCCCCCGGCGATTTCAGCCATCCGCTCTTGATCGAGACCCGCAGGCGGGTGGCTGACGTGTGTCGGAAGTACGGCAAGTTCGCCGGTACGACTTCCAGCGCCCAGAACATCCAGGAGTGGGTTGACATGGGGTACCGGTTCTTGTCGCTCGGCGCCGACGTTCTCGCCCTGCGGCCGTACTGTGACGAGTTGATGAAGGTGATCAGGGGCCTCAAGGTTCCGTAG
- a CDS encoding ThuA domain-containing protein produces MNPIKTLVFSGGIIHDGQGCGDEIERILRADSRFDVTRVHEDLSVLESGLDAYDVIVLYYTRGELSDGQRDGLLRYVASGKGFVGVHSATASFRDCAEFHAMLGGIFTTHPKPRMYQCSVADPENPITHGIEEFFVEDEQYILDYDPRVTVLASALYRGKAEPVAWTKAWGQGRVYYLALGHTPECCRHAQFAPLLINGSVWAAGDS; encoded by the coding sequence ATGAATCCGATCAAGACTCTGGTGTTCAGCGGCGGCATCATCCACGACGGGCAGGGCTGCGGCGACGAGATCGAGAGAATCCTCCGCGCGGACAGTCGCTTCGATGTGACCCGCGTGCATGAGGACCTGTCGGTCCTCGAATCCGGGCTCGATGCGTATGATGTGATCGTGCTCTACTACACTCGCGGCGAACTGAGCGATGGACAGCGCGACGGCCTGCTTAGATACGTTGCTTCGGGGAAGGGATTCGTCGGCGTCCATTCCGCAACGGCGTCGTTCCGCGACTGCGCGGAGTTCCACGCGATGCTCGGAGGCATCTTCACCACGCACCCGAAGCCGCGAATGTACCAGTGCAGCGTCGCCGACCCCGAGAACCCGATCACTCATGGCATCGAGGAGTTCTTTGTCGAGGACGAGCAGTACATCCTCGACTACGATCCGCGCGTGACCGTCCTAGCGTCGGCGCTCTACCGCGGGAAGGCCGAGCCGGTCGCTTGGACGAAGGCCTGGGGGCAGGGCAGGGTCTACTACCTCGCCCTCGGCCACACGCCCGAGTGCTGTCGGCACGCGCAGTTCGCCCCGCTTCTGATCAACGGGTCGGTCTGGGCAGCGGGAGATAGCTGA